A genome region from Pseudanabaena sp. Chao 1811 includes the following:
- a CDS encoding FAD-binding oxidoreductase, protein MSANSDKDIPVNIYRPANPFTAKCISNEVLVRPGAAGDTRHVKFDISGGDLRYLEGQSIGVVPPGEDKNGKPHKLRLYSIASTRLGDDLDGKTLSLSVKRLEYKNEAGETVKGVCSNFLTDLKPGDDVKLTGPVGKEMLLPDDPNATIIMIATGTGIAPFRAFLWRMFKEKHPDYKFNGLAWLFFGVPTDSAVLYKPDLEWLAYRNKRNFRYDVAISREQKNDKGEKMYIQNRMAEYADEFWELLQKPSTHTYMCGLRGMEDGIAEFMTTTAEKNGAVWKDFEKQMKKDGRWHVETY, encoded by the coding sequence ATGAGTGCAAATTCAGACAAAGATATTCCCGTTAATATCTACCGCCCCGCTAATCCATTTACGGCAAAATGTATCTCCAACGAAGTGTTGGTCAGACCCGGTGCTGCTGGTGATACTCGCCATGTCAAATTTGATATTTCGGGAGGCGATCTTCGCTACTTAGAAGGTCAAAGTATTGGTGTTGTCCCTCCTGGAGAAGATAAAAACGGCAAACCCCATAAACTTCGCCTCTATTCGATCGCTTCTACCCGCCTTGGTGATGATCTTGATGGCAAAACCCTCTCCTTGAGCGTAAAGCGCCTTGAGTACAAAAACGAAGCAGGCGAAACGGTTAAAGGTGTATGCTCTAACTTCTTAACCGACCTCAAACCTGGTGATGATGTCAAGCTAACAGGTCCCGTTGGTAAAGAAATGCTATTACCTGACGATCCTAATGCCACCATCATTATGATTGCCACAGGTACTGGTATCGCACCTTTCCGAGCCTTCCTATGGCGGATGTTTAAGGAAAAGCACCCCGATTATAAATTCAATGGTTTAGCTTGGCTCTTCTTTGGTGTCCCTACCGACAGTGCAGTTTTGTACAAGCCTGATCTAGAATGGCTTGCCTACAGAAACAAGCGTAACTTCCGTTACGATGTTGCTATTAGTCGTGAACAGAAAAACGATAAAGGCGAAAAGATGTATATTCAAAACCGCATGGCTGAATATGCCGATGAGTTTTGGGAATTACTCCAAAAGCCTAGCACCCATACTTACATGTGTGGTTTGCGTGGTATGGAAGATGGTATTGCTGAATTCATGACCACAACAGCCGAAAAGAATGGTGCTGTTTGGAAGGATTTCGAGAAACAAATGAAGAAAGACGGTCGTTGGCATGTTGAAACTTACTAA
- a CDS encoding pentapeptide repeat-containing protein: protein MSADKLLKEYAAGRRDFASINLANANLFNSDLIGVNLTKADLRRTNLVFAYLNKVTFNHANLVGAKLGGATLNQAIMMNANLSEADLHGAMLQRVNLFGANLSLANLMDANLGEADLRSANLRGANLRCAILSAALMREERGYPPTTMNGANLRKADLRGANLSGADLSGVDLSEANLSEATLARVNLQGANLSGVIAIGTIFTEANLNNVNLTEANLKNANFTKADLKNANLRLANLFGANLSKANVSMATLSNAGLIQAILTGTDLSRSLLDKANLSQASLVDAYLVRANLDGADLSYAVLTRAELSGASTIGTIFSGATMPDGKNHP from the coding sequence ATGAGTGCAGACAAACTTTTGAAGGAATATGCTGCTGGTCGGCGTGACTTTGCCAGTATTAATCTAGCTAATGCCAATCTATTTAACAGTGATTTAATTGGTGTTAACTTAACCAAAGCCGATCTCAGACGTACAAATTTAGTCTTTGCTTATCTAAACAAAGTCACTTTTAATCATGCCAATTTAGTTGGCGCAAAATTAGGTGGGGCAACCCTCAACCAAGCGATCATGATGAATGCCAACCTCTCCGAAGCTGATCTGCATGGCGCAATGTTGCAAAGGGTAAATTTATTTGGAGCAAATCTTTCTTTAGCTAACTTAATGGATGCTAATCTGGGGGAAGCGGACTTACGCAGTGCAAATTTGCGGGGGGCAAATTTACGTTGTGCGATCTTAAGTGCGGCTCTGATGCGCGAAGAGCGAGGCTATCCACCCACAACCATGAATGGTGCGAACTTACGCAAAGCTGACTTACGGGGGGCAAACCTCAGTGGAGCGGATCTGTCTGGGGTCGATCTTTCGGAAGCCAATCTCAGTGAAGCAACCCTTGCGAGGGTTAATTTACAGGGTGCAAATCTCAGTGGGGTGATCGCGATCGGGACAATTTTTACGGAAGCCAATCTGAATAATGTCAATCTTACGGAAGCTAACTTGAAGAATGCCAATTTCACCAAGGCGGATCTTAAAAATGCAAATCTCCGTTTAGCAAACTTATTTGGCGCTAATTTGAGCAAGGCAAATGTTAGTATGGCGACTTTAAGCAATGCAGGCTTAATTCAGGCTATCCTCACAGGTACAGATCTATCGCGATCGCTACTTGATAAAGCTAATCTCAGTCAAGCGAGTTTAGTGGATGCCTATTTAGTCAGAGCTAATCTCGATGGCGCTGACCTCAGCTATGCCGTTCTCACCAGAGCCGAGCTAAGCGGAGCCAGTACCATTGGTACAATCTTTAGTGGCGCAACCATGCCCGATGGCAAAAACCATCCCTAA
- a CDS encoding DUF5684 domain-containing protein, whose product MNLSKYLPFQYISVVWRRFALFFIALFAVVSLQHFIAEPSLSASNVISSNTSSAIATASVQNGDQLIAQSSDSTTVNYDSLTEEQKALADKILLFAGTFGLVAYIFTSFCLMKIADKLKIPNSWLSWIPIAQIWVMVRAAGKPGWWVILFLIPLVNFVIGLIVFFSIPTSLNKSSLYGLLLFVPILGVFLYFGLLAFT is encoded by the coding sequence GTGAATTTGTCTAAATATTTGCCTTTTCAATATATAAGTGTGGTCTGGCGCAGATTCGCTCTGTTTTTTATTGCTTTGTTCGCTGTTGTAAGTCTCCAACATTTCATTGCTGAGCCAAGTTTATCTGCTTCTAATGTGATATCTAGCAACACATCTAGTGCGATCGCCACAGCTTCAGTTCAAAATGGCGATCAGCTTATTGCTCAAAGTTCTGATTCAACTACTGTTAATTATGATTCTCTAACTGAAGAGCAAAAAGCCCTTGCTGATAAAATCCTACTTTTTGCTGGGACATTTGGTCTTGTTGCTTATATTTTCACCAGTTTCTGTCTGATGAAAATTGCTGATAAGTTGAAAATTCCAAATAGTTGGTTATCATGGATTCCCATCGCTCAAATTTGGGTCATGGTACGTGCTGCGGGTAAACCCGGTTGGTGGGTAATTTTATTTTTGATTCCGCTTGTTAACTTTGTGATTGGCTTAATTGTCTTCTTTTCAATACCAACGAGCCTGAATAAATCATCTCTCTATGGTCTATTACTTTTTGTGCCGATATTAGGTGTATTTCTCTACTTTGGTTTGTTAGCCTTTACCTAA
- a CDS encoding Fur family transcriptional regulator — MKEKLTRSQERVLHLLQHHDHAVSAQDIHSELRNSEKSVGLATVYRSLETLKLQGLIKALTLPNGETVYSVTRADRHHLNCLNCGKSLPIDSCPIHDLGNQLAKKHSFQIYYHTLEFFGMCSQCQEDSH; from the coding sequence ATGAAAGAAAAACTCACTCGCAGTCAAGAACGAGTGCTACATCTCCTCCAACATCACGATCACGCGGTATCCGCGCAAGATATTCATTCGGAATTACGCAATAGTGAAAAAAGTGTGGGTTTGGCGACGGTTTATCGATCGCTAGAAACGCTCAAATTGCAAGGTTTAATCAAGGCTCTCACCTTACCCAATGGCGAAACGGTTTATAGCGTCACTCGTGCCGATCGCCATCATCTTAATTGCCTGAACTGTGGTAAATCCTTACCGATTGATAGCTGCCCCATTCACGATCTAGGCAATCAACTCGCCAAAAAACATAGCTTTCAGATTTATTATCACACTCTCGAATTTTTTGGTATGTGCAGTCAATGTCAGGAGGATAGTCATTAG
- a CDS encoding DJ-1 family glyoxalase III → MPTALVPLFEGFEEIEAITIIDVLRRGNIEVVTASLAEQTVMGAHAIAIIADKLLDEVDASKFDAIVLAGGAGTFRLREDHRIASILKTQAAANKLVAAICAAPTVLSNAGLLRGKQATSFPAVKEQLEVGEYLELPVVVDGNVVTSRGAGTAMAFALKLVEILQGEAIANKLAKDMIV, encoded by the coding sequence ATGCCCACTGCACTTGTCCCCCTATTTGAAGGCTTTGAAGAAATCGAGGCGATTACGATTATTGATGTATTGCGACGCGGCAATATTGAAGTAGTGACTGCCAGCCTCGCCGAGCAGACAGTGATGGGCGCTCATGCGATAGCTATTATTGCCGACAAACTTCTCGATGAAGTTGATGCGAGTAAATTTGATGCGATCGTCCTTGCTGGTGGTGCAGGCACTTTCCGCTTGCGCGAAGACCATCGCATTGCATCAATACTCAAAACACAAGCAGCAGCAAATAAACTCGTTGCGGCAATTTGTGCGGCTCCCACTGTTCTCTCTAATGCAGGATTACTGCGAGGTAAACAAGCCACATCCTTTCCCGCCGTCAAAGAACAACTGGAAGTGGGCGAATATCTGGAATTACCTGTGGTAGTTGATGGCAATGTGGTCACTAGTCGTGGCGCAGGAACAGCTATGGCATTTGCCCTCAAATTAGTAGAGATTTTGCAAGGTGAAGCGATCGCTAATAAATTAGCCAAAGACATGATTGTCTAA
- a CDS encoding virulence RhuM family protein, translating to MNSNIEIYQSQDNQIELNVKFETDTVWLTQAQMAELFQRNRVAITQHIGNIFKEGELDEISVSKEFLHTATDGKKYNTKYYNLDVIISVGYRVKSKQGTQFRQWATQRLKDYLVQGYAINQKQHLPYLSHPVKPLNQKQLNT from the coding sequence ATGAATAGCAACATTGAAATTTATCAAAGCCAAGACAACCAAATCGAGCTAAACGTCAAATTTGAGACCGACACAGTTTGGCTCACTCAAGCACAAATGGCAGAACTATTCCAACGCAATCGGGTAGCGATCACACAACACATCGGCAATATTTTCAAAGAAGGTGAACTAGACGAAATTTCAGTTAGTAAGGAATTCTTACATACTGCCACAGATGGCAAAAAATACAACACCAAATACTACAACCTCGATGTAATTATCTCAGTTGGCTATCGCGTCAAATCCAAACAAGGCACACAATTTCGCCAATGGGCGACCCAACGCCTCAAAGATTATCTAGTCCAAGGCTATGCCATCAACCAAAAACAACACTTACCCTATTTATCGCATCCAGTAAAACCTCTGAATCAGAAACAGTTAAATACTTGA
- a CDS encoding helix-turn-helix domain-containing protein, which translates to MAPYSLDLREKIVANYEAGNTSIREVAKQFQVATKTVQKLLNQYRETGELNHKPLGSPIKSPLEAHQEKILEIVSEHPDWTLWQYCEEVAEQTGVSVTTGSMCRFFQRHNITLKKRPIAMKR; encoded by the coding sequence ATGGCACCTTACTCACTAGATCTCAGAGAAAAGATCGTAGCAAACTACGAAGCAGGAAATACATCGATTCGGGAAGTAGCGAAGCAATTTCAAGTCGCGACGAAAACAGTGCAAAAACTACTGAATCAATACCGAGAGACAGGAGAACTAAACCACAAACCATTAGGTAGTCCAATCAAAAGTCCCCTCGAAGCGCATCAGGAGAAAATCCTCGAAATTGTCTCAGAGCATCCAGATTGGACACTATGGCAGTACTGTGAAGAAGTAGCAGAACAAACAGGAGTATCAGTGACCACAGGCAGCATGTGCCGATTTTTCCAGAGGCATAACATCACTCTAAAAAAAAGACCTATCGCCATGAAAAGGTAA
- a CDS encoding HNH endonuclease, which yields MNQYYSEVSARANHHCEYCHAPELVFNFPFEVEHIIPISKQGTDNADNLALACRSCNLRKGSSTSVISPNSNIEVRLFNPRNDQWHQHFLADPESGIVNGITDIGKVTVEKLMMNSSSQLSARKLWIRLGLFP from the coding sequence ATGAATCAATATTATTCAGAAGTATCTGCCAGAGCTAATCATCATTGCGAATATTGCCACGCACCAGAACTAGTTTTCAACTTTCCCTTTGAAGTAGAGCATATTATCCCCATCTCCAAACAAGGCACAGATAACGCAGACAATTTAGCCCTTGCTTGTAGATCCTGCAATTTGCGTAAAGGCTCAAGTACTAGCGTAATTTCTCCTAACTCAAATATTGAAGTTAGACTATTCAATCCGAGAAATGATCAGTGGCATCAACATTTTTTAGCCGATCCTGAATCAGGCATAGTCAATGGCATAACTGATATCGGCAAAGTCACTGTAGAAAAATTAATGATGAATAGCTCCAGCCAACTTTCAGCAAGAAAACTATGGATACGTTTGGGCTTATTTCCTTAA
- a CDS encoding RNA pyrophosphohydrolase — translation MKPEKSYRPNVGLIVFNRKGEVLVGERLGVPDSWQFPQGGIDEGEDPQVAALRELYEEVGIDNAELAYVHPEWLYYDFPPSLKLTGKWANYCGQRQRWYAFYWDHPASDCKLDIHDREFRVVQFMAIEQTLDSIVRFKREVYQQVVKIFTPVIRDYIGKLP, via the coding sequence ATGAAACCTGAAAAATCTTACCGCCCAAATGTCGGGCTGATCGTTTTTAATCGCAAGGGAGAAGTGCTAGTTGGTGAGCGTCTGGGCGTGCCTGATTCGTGGCAATTTCCACAGGGTGGCATTGATGAGGGAGAAGATCCACAGGTGGCAGCTCTACGGGAGCTTTATGAAGAAGTTGGCATTGATAATGCTGAGCTTGCCTATGTTCATCCTGAATGGTTGTACTACGACTTTCCACCTTCGCTGAAATTGACAGGCAAATGGGCAAATTATTGCGGACAAAGACAGCGTTGGTATGCTTTTTATTGGGATCATCCTGCCTCTGACTGCAAGTTAGATATCCACGATCGCGAATTTCGGGTAGTGCAGTTTATGGCGATCGAGCAAACTCTTGATTCTATTGTCAGGTTTAAAAGAGAAGTTTATCAACAGGTAGTCAAGATTTTTACACCTGTTATTCGCGATTACATAGGTAAATTACCCTAA
- the ilvB gene encoding biosynthetic-type acetolactate synthase large subunit: MRTTGAFALIDSVRRQGVKHIFGYPGGAILPVYDEIYQAESRGEIKHYLVRHEQGAVHAADGYARATGQVGVCVATSGPGATNLVTGIATAQMDSIPMVVITGQVPSYAIGTDAFQETDIWGITLPIVKHSYVIRKPEDIARIVAEAFHIAGTGRPGPVLIDIPKDIAQQAFEYSPEVEIDLPGYQAKVKGHLHQIAAAIALIRESKRPLLYAGGGAVLADAHVEIAELAKRFQLPVTTTLMGKGAYDENNYLSLGMLGMHGTAYANFAVQGCDLLIAVGARFDDRVTGRLDKFAPDAKVIHIDIDPAEVGKNRKPDVPIVGDVKEVLQALLDATSYEETIQTKDWFKQLDEWREDYPLEVPTYEGVLSPQQVIYEFGKQSPHACFTTDVGQHQMWAAQLIKTGPRKWISSAGLGTMGYGMPAAMGAKVALPDEQVICISGDASIQMNIQELGTLAQYGINVKVIIVNNGWQGMVRQWQESFYDERYSSSNMEAGMPDFIKLAEAYGIKGIKVIEPSDLQSAVAEILAYDGPVFADFRVKRDENCYPMVPPGASNDQMVGLQTPKRSQLSQEAKEIASGLERAAQLV, translated from the coding sequence TTGCGAACAACGGGTGCATTTGCTCTCATCGACAGTGTGAGACGACAGGGTGTAAAACATATTTTTGGCTACCCTGGTGGAGCGATTCTGCCAGTGTATGACGAAATTTATCAGGCAGAGTCAAGAGGCGAGATTAAGCATTACCTCGTGCGTCATGAGCAGGGAGCTGTCCATGCTGCCGATGGATATGCCCGCGCAACTGGTCAGGTGGGAGTATGTGTGGCAACTTCAGGCCCTGGGGCAACTAATCTGGTGACAGGCATTGCCACTGCCCAAATGGATTCTATTCCGATGGTAGTGATTACGGGACAAGTGCCTTCCTATGCGATCGGTACTGATGCTTTCCAAGAGACAGATATTTGGGGCATTACTTTACCGATCGTCAAGCATTCCTATGTGATTCGCAAGCCTGAAGATATTGCTCGCATTGTTGCTGAGGCTTTCCATATTGCAGGTACGGGTCGCCCAGGTCCTGTATTGATTGATATTCCTAAGGATATTGCCCAGCAAGCCTTTGAGTACAGTCCTGAGGTGGAGATTGATCTTCCTGGTTATCAAGCGAAAGTTAAGGGGCATTTACATCAAATTGCTGCCGCGATCGCTTTAATCCGTGAATCTAAACGTCCACTGCTCTATGCGGGTGGTGGTGCTGTCCTCGCTGATGCCCATGTCGAAATTGCTGAACTTGCGAAGCGCTTCCAGTTACCTGTGACTACAACCCTTATGGGTAAAGGTGCTTACGATGAAAACAATTACCTTTCCCTTGGTATGTTGGGAATGCACGGCACTGCCTATGCAAACTTTGCGGTACAGGGTTGTGATTTGTTGATTGCGGTTGGCGCAAGATTTGACGATCGCGTTACAGGTCGTCTAGATAAATTTGCTCCCGATGCGAAAGTCATTCATATTGACATCGATCCTGCGGAAGTTGGTAAAAATCGCAAGCCTGATGTCCCTATTGTTGGTGATGTTAAGGAAGTATTACAAGCGCTTCTCGATGCGACTAGTTACGAAGAAACCATTCAAACTAAGGATTGGTTTAAACAGCTTGATGAGTGGCGCGAAGACTATCCCCTTGAAGTACCAACCTATGAGGGAGTTCTCTCACCACAGCAGGTAATTTATGAATTTGGCAAGCAGTCTCCCCATGCTTGTTTCACCACTGATGTCGGTCAGCACCAAATGTGGGCAGCTCAGTTGATTAAAACTGGCCCCCGCAAATGGATTTCCAGTGCAGGACTTGGCACGATGGGCTATGGGATGCCTGCGGCTATGGGTGCAAAGGTGGCTCTGCCTGATGAGCAAGTAATCTGTATTAGTGGTGATGCTAGTATTCAGATGAATATTCAGGAATTGGGGACATTGGCGCAGTATGGCATCAATGTCAAAGTGATCATTGTCAACAATGGTTGGCAAGGCATGGTACGTCAGTGGCAAGAGAGCTTCTATGATGAGCGTTATTCTTCTTCCAATATGGAAGCGGGTATGCCTGATTTTATTAAGCTTGCTGAAGCCTATGGCATTAAGGGGATCAAGGTAATTGAACCAAGTGACCTACAGTCCGCAGTTGCGGAGATTTTGGCCTATGATGGCCCTGTATTTGCGGACTTCCGTGTTAAACGTGATGAGAACTGTTATCCAATGGTTCCCCCAGGCGCAAGTAATGATCAGATGGTTGGCTTACAAACTCCAAAGCGATCGCAGTTAAGTCAAGAAGCAAAAGAGATTGCCTCTGGTCTAGAACGTGCTGCTCAACTTGTTTAA
- a CDS encoding sensor histidine kinase: MQPSLFVYNQTNIPVAMKLELLWLLVGIIIGAITTSACWFSWHYAQKRRNRKFRKRSRQVFKVKSLHSLKSWAQNIQQNIQQDLQQKYRDQFGNNQFLEYESDRLLWEKIVEAAPIGYIQVDQDNHLNVCNQRAATMMGINNHQQGLLRKPFLLQVIRSYELDHLIEQTRSQSMGSQVDWVFHPAIPDPVDPVPQQGRPIRAYSIYLDQGQVGIFLEDRQEAIAIAQQRDRWTSDVAHELKTPLTSIRLVAETIEPRVDPSARIWVERLLSEIDRITNLVKDLLDLGQMDVGIEPPLHLQEVNLAALVRSVWTTLEPLANRKQVSLKYIGDETTSLLVDESRIYRLLLNLLDNSIKHSPALQSITIKASVVDTNIEIETIDAGEGFPEDSLPYLFDRFYRIDPSRTRSGLDYGGSGLGLAIAHQIVLLHKGTITAKNHPETGGAWITIALPYQHPANNGKLANLTA, encoded by the coding sequence GTGCAACCCTCTCTTTTTGTATATAATCAAACAAATATACCTGTTGCCATGAAACTGGAATTGCTCTGGCTGCTTGTAGGAATTATCATTGGGGCGATCACCACTAGTGCTTGCTGGTTTAGCTGGCACTATGCCCAAAAGAGACGTAATCGGAAATTTCGGAAGCGATCGCGACAGGTGTTTAAGGTCAAATCACTCCATAGCCTTAAATCTTGGGCACAAAATATTCAACAAAATATTCAACAAGATTTACAGCAAAAATATCGCGATCAATTTGGGAATAATCAATTTCTCGAGTATGAGTCTGATCGCCTATTGTGGGAAAAAATCGTTGAGGCTGCCCCCATCGGTTATATCCAAGTTGATCAAGATAATCACTTAAATGTCTGTAATCAAAGGGCGGCAACCATGATGGGAATTAATAACCATCAGCAGGGGCTACTCCGCAAGCCATTTTTATTACAGGTAATTCGCTCCTATGAACTCGATCATTTAATTGAACAAACCCGATCGCAAAGTATGGGTTCTCAAGTTGATTGGGTATTTCATCCTGCTATTCCCGATCCTGTTGATCCAGTACCTCAACAGGGCAGACCGATTCGAGCCTATAGTATCTATCTTGATCAGGGACAGGTAGGGATTTTTTTAGAAGATCGTCAAGAGGCGATCGCCATTGCTCAACAGCGCGATCGCTGGACATCGGATGTTGCCCATGAGCTAAAAACTCCCCTCACTTCGATTCGCTTAGTTGCTGAGACCATCGAGCCAAGAGTCGATCCTTCCGCCAGAATTTGGGTAGAGCGGCTCCTTAGTGAAATCGATCGCATTACCAATCTGGTGAAAGACCTGCTCGATTTAGGACAGATGGATGTGGGTATTGAGCCGCCTTTGCATCTCCAAGAGGTAAATTTAGCAGCCCTAGTGCGATCGGTATGGACAACCTTAGAGCCATTGGCGAATCGGAAGCAGGTTAGCCTCAAATATATTGGTGATGAGACAACATCTTTGCTGGTTGATGAGTCGCGCATTTATCGACTACTGCTCAACTTATTAGACAACAGCATCAAGCATAGTCCTGCCCTCCAGAGCATTACCATTAAAGCTAGTGTGGTTGATACCAATATTGAAATTGAGACTATTGATGCTGGGGAAGGTTTTCCTGAAGACTCCTTACCCTACTTGTTCGATCGCTTTTATCGCATTGATCCATCACGTACTCGCTCAGGACTTGATTATGGGGGTAGTGGTTTAGGTTTGGCGATCGCCCATCAGATCGTTTTATTACACAAAGGGACGATCACTGCGAAAAATCATCCTGAGACTGGGGGAGCATGGATTACAATCGCGCTACCATATCAACACCCTGCAAACAATGGAAAACTTGCAAACCTTACAGCGTAA